One Oenanthe melanoleuca isolate GR-GAL-2019-014 chromosome 3, OMel1.0, whole genome shotgun sequence DNA segment encodes these proteins:
- the UBE3D gene encoding E3 ubiquitin-protein ligase E3D isoform X2 yields MAGAFLMEIRRGTQSALLVIRAAAELPSAPVEVSVCADSLEVKSGGSCDAAALPAGVRLAPPSCRGLRLLRGDGLHLRVRLRGAPPAADVVFTLRESLKPNKNYVFYCQSCGDIAVKDRKFLRVLPLPSENWSDLVEEWCCHPDPFARSTLHPQHGDCFVGDTFFLLNSGNESHVCESPMCCSEAGHHVSQSGSNLKSKENTRVICKRCKAILGETVSADTIKYYVTEVIIQPTEGSFSPTPRSQFVQSIVAQCLLELSSAKSTFRFTIKGDNGKTYILAY; encoded by the exons ATGGCGGGAGCGTTCCTGATGGAGATCAGGCGGGGGACGCAGAGCGCGCTGCTGGTTATCCG CGCGGCGGCGGAGCTCCCCAGCGCGCCGGTGGAGGTCTCGGTGTGCGCGGATTCCCTGGAAGTGAAGAGCGGCGGGAGCTGCGAtgcggcggcgctgccggcaGGGGTCAGGCTGGCGCCGCCCTCGTGCCGCGGGCTGCGGCTGCTGCGCGGGGACGGGCTGCACCTGCGCGTGCGCCTGCGCggcgcgccgcccgccgccg ATGTGGTTTTTACCTTGAGGGAAAGCCTGAAACCCAACAAGAATTATGTCTTTTACTGTCAGTCCTGTGGTGACATCGCAGTGAAAGACCG GAAATTTCTCAGAGTTCTTCCTCTACCGAGTGAAAACTGGAGTGATTTAGTTGAAGAGTGGTGTTGTCACCCTGACCCCTTTGCCAGAAGCACTTTGCACCCTCAGCATGGTGACTGTTTTGTTGGAGAcacttttttcctgttgaattCAGGAAATGAATCACATGTGTGTGAATCTCCCATGTGCTGCTCAGAAGCTGGACACCATGTTTCGCAGAGTGGCTCCAATTTG AAGTCAAAAGAAAATACCAGAGTAATTTGTAAGCGCTGCAAGGCAATCCTGGGAGAAACAGTTTCAGCAG ATACCATTAAATATTATGTCACTGAGGTGATTATTCAACCAACTGAGGGAAGTTTCAGTCCAACACCAAG GTCTCAGTTTGTACAGAGCATAGTTGCTCAGTGTCTTTTGGAATTATCCTCTGCTAAAAGCACATTTAGATTCACCATAAAAGGAGATAATGGAAAAACCTATATTCTG